In Pseudomonas sp. HR96, the DNA window AGGCCGTGGAATTGATGCAGGCCGCCTGTGGCCAGGCCGAGAACGATGCGGCGGCGGTCACCGGCCTCGGTCAGCGGCTGGGCGAGATTGCCGGCGCCGTGCAGAGCGTCACCGACACCCTGACGCAGATCGCCACGGCCGTGGACGAGCAGGCCGCAACGGCCGACGAGGTGAGCGGCAATATCCAGCAGGTGGACCAGGCGGCGGGGCGTCTGCTCGATGGCGCCCGCGCCGTGAACCAGGCGGCGGACCGACTGAACCTGGGCAGCCGGGCGCTGAGCGAAAACACCGCGCGCTTCAACCTCGCCTGAACGCTCAAGCGCGTTGCTCCCCCATGACCTCGTGGGAGGGGCAGTGCGCCCGGGGCCGCCAGGCCGATTTGATCCGGTGGGTCAGCGGTGGAGTCATGAAATATCTGGTCACACAATAGCCTTGGGCTGCTCAAAAATGGCACAGTGGCGGCCTCCAAGAAAAACAGCCGCCCGGAACGTGCCATGGCCACCAATGCTTCAAGCGCGCAAGCGCCTGCCACCGCTGCCTCGCAAACCAGCCCGCTGGTGATGCGCATCATCGGCGCCTGCGCCCTGGCGCATTTGATCAACGACCTGATCCAGTCGGTCCTGCCGTCGATCTACCCCATGCTCAAGGCCAACTACGGCCTGAGCTTCACCCAGGTCGGCCTGATCACCCTGACCTTCCAGGTCACCGCCTCGCTGCTGCAGCCCTGGATCGGTTTCTACACCGACCGCCATCCCAAGCCGATGCTGCTGCCGCTGGGTATGGTCTGCACCCTGGTCGGCATCATGATGCTGTCGGTGGTCGGCAGCTTCCCGATGATTCTGCTGGCCTCGGCGCTGATCGGCGTGGGCTCCTCGACCTTTCACCCGGAAACCTCGCGCGTTGCGCGGCTGGCTTCCGGAGGCCGTTACGGCCTGGCGCAGTCGACCTTTCAGGTGGGCGGCAACGCCGGCTCGGCGTTCGGCCCGCTGCTGGCGGCGGCCATCATCATTCCGTTCGGCCAGGGCCATGTGGCCTGGTTCGGCGTGGTCGCCCTGTTCGCCATCGGCGTGCAGTACGGCATCAGCCGCTGGTACCGCGAGCACCTCAACCTGTTCAAGCTCAAGGGCGGGCAGAAAGCCACCCACGGCCTGTCCAAAGGCCGGGTGACGGCGGCACTGGTGGTACTGGCGCTGCTGGTGTTCGGCAAGTACTTCTACATGGCCAGCTTCACCAGCTACTTCACTTTCTACCTGATCGAGAAGTTCGACCTGTCGGTGGCCAGCTCGCAGCTACACCTGTTCCTGTTTCTCGGCGCGGTCGCTGCTGGCACCTTCTTCGGCGGCCCGATCGGCGACCGCATCGGCCGCAAGGCGGTGATCTGGTTCTCGATCCTCGGCGTGGCGCCGTTCACCCTGCTGCTGCCCTATGTCGACCTGTTCTGGACGACCGTGCTCAGCGTCATCATCGGCTTCATCCTGGCCTCGGCCTTCTCGGCCATCGTGGTGTTCGCCCAGGAGCTGGTGCCGGGCAACGTCGGCATGATCGCCGGGGTGTTCTTCGGCTTGATGTTCGGTTTCGGCGGCATCGGCGCTGCGCTACTCGGCCACCTGGCGGACATCCACGGCATCGAGTACGTGTACAAGCTGTGTTCCTACCTGCCGTTGTTCGGCGTGTTGACGGTACTATTGCCGTCTACCAAGCGAGCTTGAGGGTTCGCGGCCGGCTGCCCTCAGCCGGCCATATCGCCGCCGCCCGAGAGAACCGTCATGCCGACCTACCAGCGGCCTTTTCAGCTCACGCCGCAAATCCTCAGGCAGGTCGCGGCGATCGAACCGGTCACCGCGGTGTTCGACGGCAAGCCGGTGCTGGGGCAGCCGCGCGAGGTCCAGGAAGTGCGCAACGCCATCCTGGCCATCTGAGGAGCTCGAACATTGGCAACATGCTGCAAGCGCTGCTCGATGCGAGGCTGCAGACTCACGTCTGAGCGTTACCGGCGCTCACCCACCCGCACCAGCACCTTGCCGAAGTTCTTGCCCTTGAGCATGCCCATGAAGGTGGCCGGAGCGTTCTCCAGGCCGTCGACGATGTCTTCCAGATGCTCGATTTCGCCTTGCTTGATGGCCGGCCCGACTTCCTTGAGGAAGTCGCCGAAGCAGTAGTCCAGGTCGTAGTTGATGAAGCCGCGCACGGTGATGCTCTTGCTGAGGATGCCGCGCATCAGGCCGGCAACCGACAGGCCATCGCTGACCGCTGCCGAGCCGTTGTAGTCCGCCACCAGGCCGCACACCGGCACCCGGGCGAAGGGGTTGAGCAGGGGGAACACGGCATGCCAGATCGGCCCGCCGACGTTCTCGAAGTACACGTCGATGCCGTCCGGGCAGGCGGTGGCCAGTTGGTCGGCGAAGTCCTCGGCGTGGTGGTCGATGACTACGTCGAAGCCCAGCACGTCCTTGACGTAGGCGCACTTGCGGGTGCCGCCGGCGATGCCCACGGCGCGGGCGCCCGAGCGCTGCGCCAGCTGCCCGACCAGCGAGCCGACCGGCCCGCTGGCAGCGGCGACTACAACGGTTTCACCGGCACGCGGCTTGCCGATTTCGCGCAGGCCGGCATAGGCGGTGAAGCCGGGCATGCCCAGCACGCCCAGGCGGGTCTCGATGGGCGCGGTGTCGGGATCGATCTTGCGTACGCCCTGGCCGTCGGACAGCGCATGGCTGACCCAGCCGCTGTGCGCCAGCACCAGGTCGCCAGCCGCATAACCGGCCAGCTGCGACTCGACCACCTCGGCCACCACCTCGCCGACCATGGTCTGGCCCAGGCCCACGGGGGGCATGTAGGACTTGGCGTCGTTCATGCGCCCACGCATGTAGGGGTCCAGGGACAGGTAGAGCGTCTTGAGCAGCAGCTGGCCGGCGGCGGGCGCTGGCAGTTGCACGGTTTCAAGGCGAAAGTCCGTGGCGGTCGGCTCACCCTGGGGGCGGGCGGCCAGCACGATACGCTGGGCTTGGGTGGAACTGGACATACTGATTCCTCGGTTGATCAAGGCTGGCGAAAGATCGGTGCGCCATAAGGTGCACCGGTCGCTCCTCCATCTACGACAACTTCAGCGCCGGTAATTCCCGCAGCGGTGGCCAGGAAAAGCACCGCGTTGGCGGTTTCTTCCGGTTCGGCCAGGCGGCCCAGCGGGATATGCGGCGCGAGGAACGCCTCGGTACCGTCCAGGGTGCTGCCGCTGCGGTCGCCGCGGGTCCAGATCGGCGTGCGCGTGGCCCCCGGGATCACGGTGTTGACGCGGATGCCGCGGGGCGCCAGTTCCGCAGCGAAGACTTTGGCCATGCCGCTGATCCCGGCCTTGGTTGCCGAGTAGGCGCTGGAGCCGGGCGAACCCAGCTCGCGCATCACCGAACCGTTGAAGACGATCGCGCCGCCGTCCGCCATGAGCGGCAGCACTGCCTGGAGCGTGAAGAACACCGAGGTCAGGTTGGTGCGCAGGATCAGCTCGAACGCCTCCAGGGTGGTGCTGCCCAGCGGTGTCGAGCCGCCGATGCCGGCATTGGCGAAGACCACGTCGAGCTGGCCGAATTCGCTGCCCAGGCGCTCGCTCAAGGCTTGTACATCACCGGCAAGGGTCAGGTCGGCCTGCAGCGCCAGCACACCGTTGCCCAGTTCGGCCGCCGCCACCTCCAGCTTGCTCGGGTCACGCCCGGTGATCGCCACTCGGGCGCCATGGGCGAGCATCAACCGCGCGGTGGCCAGGCCGATGCCGCTGTTGCCACCGGTGATCAGTACGTTCTTGCCTTGCAGATTCATGGTCGAGCCTCTTTGAATGATGGGTGTAATGTATTTACATTATGCCCATCATTCAAAGGCGTCAAGGGTCCGCTCAGGCGGGGCTGTAGCGGTCGCCGATTTGTGCCACGGCATACCAGGCCATCAGGTCGGCCACACCTGGGGTATTCTCGGCCGGCGCCCAGGTCGCGTAGTTGCCCTCAGGGATTGGCAGGTAGGGGCCATGCTTGACCTCGAAGATGACCCCGCCGACGTCCAGCGAGAGCACCGCGTGCCAGCGGTGGGACGGAATCTCGACGATGGGGCAATCCGGGCCTAGTACCAGGCGCTGGGTGACCACGCCCTGATCATCGAAATTGAGCACCAGGAAACGCCCGGCCAGGGCATAGAGCAGCTCCCAGGTGTGCGCGTGATATTGCGCGCGAATGTAGGTACCGGGCTCCATGGCGATGGCCAGACGCTGGATCGGGTCGCTGAGCTCTTCGTGCAGATTGAGGTTGGCGCGCTGGCGCGGGGACATCTGCGCCTGGGTCGCCAGGGTGCCGAGGGTGTCGCGGGTGATCTGTTTCATGAAGGCGGGTCACATTGGGTGAAACAGCCATTATGGCCCAGCACATGTCAAAAAGAGCTGAACGGTATCAGCCCACGCCGGATGCGCTCCTCCCGTTTGCGGGTGCCGGGGGAGGGCGCGCAGCCCGCGAGCCTTATGCCGTTGCCGATCAGAACTGGGAAGTCACCTGCATGCCGAACACCAGCGCGTCGTCCACTTCGCGCACGCCGTCCGGGTTCTTGATGTATTGCAGGTTGGGCATGATCTGCAGCCATTTGGTCGCCTGCACGGCGTAGTTCAGCTCGGTGGCGATTTCCGAATGCTGCTCGGGCACGTAGCCGGCATCGTCGTAGCCCAGGCCGCTGGCCTCGTTGGCCGTGCGCGCGTTGCGCAGGAACTCGGAGCTGGCGTGCAAACGGGCAACGCCAAAGCCCAGGCTGTCGGCGGGACGGGCATCGAACGGGCCTTTGTAGACCAGCTCGACCTTCTGGTAGCTGTCCACCGGCGTGGTCTGGCGGTCCTGGAAGGTGGCGCTGGCGGTCACGCTCAGGCCGCGGGCGACATCGCCATTGACCGAGGTCAACTGCTGTTTGGCGATGATCCAGGCACCGTGGCGGCTACCGTCGCTGCGGTAGTCGTTGCCGCTCAACGCCGCCGGCTGACCGTTGCTGTCGCGGTAGACGTCGGTGCCGTTGGCGGTGCTGTGGTAGTAGCCCAGGCGGTATTCGCCCGGCAGCTTGTTCACCGTCGGTGCCCACACCAGCTCGACCGGGACCAGGGTGCCCGTGGTGCCCGCACCGTTGAGCTTGAAGCCGTTGTCGTTTTCCAGGTCCGATGGGTTGATGTTGAACGCGCCGATCTGCGCATAGACTTCGCTGCTCAAGCGGTAGCGTACGCGCAGTGCCCACTGGCTGATCGGGCCGTTGTAGATGCTGTCCACGTAGTTGCCTGGCTGCGAGCCGCAGAACGCCAGCGATTGGAACGAGCAGTCCTCGACGGCGAAATCGTCGCTGACCGCCTGGCGGCCAAACTTGATGTTCAGCGCGTCGTCGAACCAGCCCTTGCTGACCCACAGTTCGCTCAGGCGGCTGACGCTGCCACGGCCCTGGATTTCCATGGTTGAGCTCATGCCAGAGGCGCGGGGGTCGCTGAGCTTGTCGTTGAGGTTGTCACCGTTGCGGTTGCTGATCACCAGGCTGGCGGCCGAGTCGTTCCAGCCCAGCAGCTTTTGCAGATCAAGGTTGGCCCCCACGCTGAACTGGTCGGCGTAGCGGGTGGCGCGATCTTGTTTCTGGTAGCCGCCGTGCAGGCTGCTGGCGGATTCGCCGACGTAGCCCAGCTGGATATCCACACCCTCGTTGAACAGTTGAGTGCGCAGGCCGCCCCAATCGCCGGTCATGTATTTCGAGTTGGCGGCGAAGGCGTCGTCGGCCTGAGCGTGGATCGCCGCGCCCGCAGCACAGAGGGAAATCAGCAAGGTTACGGCCTGGCGCTGGCGCGCCGCTTTCGGTGCGGCAGACGCCGACATGACTGGCAAGAGACGTGGCATGACAAGGCTCCATCGATGTTATCGGTCGGCGGACCAGGACGGTCGCCGAGCTTTATGTAGTAGGTCCGGGCAAGCCGGCCACGACCGGTGCAGGAACGGGGGCATCGCGCCTACGCGCGGCCGGCTTGCAAAGGGCGTTCATTGTTCCGGCAATAGTCCCGCACGGATAATGAAAATATCTTCAGACCCGCGTAATAGAGCGGGCGCGCAAGGATAAGGCGAGGCCGGCGAGATGGCGTTATTGCTTTTTACAATAATCACTATCCAGCAAACGGATGGGGGTGAATCAGGTAAGCGCCTACCGGCAGCTGAAATAAATCGGCTCACATTCGTGAGCTGTTCTCGGGCCGATAATGAGCCGATTGCGCTATAGTGAGCCGATTCAGGTTGGAGTCATGCACATGTCAGTTCGGGATAAAATCCGCGCAGCCCTCTCTAGTAACGGGGGCGAGGGGGCGCCAATGAGCTCGACTCAGCTGTCGCTGGCGGTCGGTGCGAGCCTGGCCACCGTCAAGCGGCAGCTTGAGGTGCTTGTCGCCATGGGCCAGGTGCAGCGCGAGGGGCAGGCGCGGGCCACACGCTACCGTTTGCCAGACCCTGCCAGCCAGACACTGCGCTACAGCATGGCTCACAGCGCGAATCAATTCGAGGTCCGTGAACCTCCTGCGGGCGCAACCCTCTGGAGCGAAACACGCCGGCCATTGCTCGAACGGCTGCAACAGCCGCTGGCAATGCGTACTCCGGTCACCTACCAGCGCGCGCTGGTGGACGATTATGTGCCCAATCAAAGTTCGCTGTTACCGCCTCACGTTGCGCGGCAGTTGGCGGAACAAGGCCGGATGCGTGGGCAGCAACCCGCCGGCACCTATGCGCGCAAGGTGCTCGAACCCATGCTGGTGGATCTCTCGTGGTCGTCGTCGCGGCTCGAAGGCAATCGCTACTCGCTGCTTGCCACCGAAGAGCTGTTCAAGCACGGCGCCCTCAGCCATGACCTGGACGCCGTGATGTTGCTCAACCACAAGGCTGCCATCGAATTTCTCGTCGACGCGGCTCCCCGCTACGGTCTGACCAGACCCTTGGTGTGCAATCTGCACGCGCTGCTGATGCAGGATCTTTTGGCGGACAGTGACGGGCTGGGCAGCATTCGGCAAAAGGTGGTGAACATCAGCGACACCACTTATGTCCCCTGCCAGGTTCCCTTGCTGCTCGGGGAAATGCTCGAGTCGATCCTGACCAAGGCGAGGCAGATCAAGAACCCCGTGGAGTCGGCATGCTTTCTTTGGGTTCACCTGGCTTACCTGCAGCCTTTCGAAGATGGCAACAAGCGCACCAGTCGAATGGCGGCGAACATTCCATTGATGCTTTACAACAGCGCGCCGCTGTCGTTCATGGATGTCGACCCGGGCGACTACGCCTGCGCCATGCTGGCCGTATACGAGTTTGGCGATGTGTCACTGGCGGCCGACCTGTTCGCCTGGGTCTACGGGCGCTCGATCGACCGGTACGCGGTGCTGCTCGAAGCCATGGGTCAGCCAGACCCATTGCGGCTGCAGTTTCGTGAAGCGCTCAACGAGGCGATTGGCGCTATCGTGCGGGACGCGCTGACCCTGGAGCAGGCGGTCGCGGCGTTGCGGCTGGACGCTACGAGGGCCAGCCAGTTCGTGCCCCTGCTGGAGGCAGAGTTGCGGGTGCTTGGGCTGCACAACTGCGCGCGCTATCGCCTGGCCTTCAGCCAGGTCGAGCAATGGACGGCCGCCGGCAGGCCTCGCTAGGCGCTGTACGAGCTGCATCACGTCCGTATTGCATTGTCTGCAGCCTCTGGCTTTACAAGCCCCGGCGATCCGCTCATCGTGCGTCCCTCATCCATCGCGCAGGAAGGTCGTCATGCCGTCACTCAAAGGTCAGTGGGCGCTGGTCACCGGTGCGTCCAGTGGGCTTGGCCAGCACTTTGCCTGGGCCTTGGCCGAGCAGGGTGCCGACCTGGTGCTGGTGGCGCGCCGAAGCGATCCGATGCAGACGTTGGCCCGGGAGATCGAGGCGCGCCATGCAGTGCGGGTGAGGGTGCAGCCTGCAGACCTCTCGGCGCCTGGCGCGGCGGCCGAACTCAAGGCTGCACTCGACGACTCGGGGGTGCAGATCGACGTGCTGATCAACAACGCCGGCATGGGCGTGATTGGCGATTTCCTTGACCAGCCGGCGCAGAACACCCGCGACCTGCTCAACCTCAATGTGCTCGCGCTGACCGAATTGACCCAGCAATTCGCCACCCCGATGCAGGGCCGTGGCCGCGGGCATATCCTGCTGGTGGCCAGCATCGTCGCTTTCCAGCCGTACCCGTCCTACGCTGCCTATGCCGCCAGCAAGGCCTACGTGCTGTCGTTCGGCGAGGCCCTGCACATTGAACTGGCGCGCCATGGCGTGGTGGTCAGCGTGCTCTCGCCCGGGATCACCGATACCGAGTTCTTCAGCGCTGCCGGCAGCCAGCCCAATGCCATGATGAAACGCATGATGATGGCGCCGCGTCCCGTGGTGGACATTGGCCTGGCGGCGCTGTTCGCCGGCAAGTCCTCGGTGGTGGCCGGTGCGCTGAATCGGCTGGTGACCTTCGCCAGCCGCTTGTTCTCCCGCCGATGGCTGGCGCGGCTGACCTACAGGGCCGGCATCTAGCCCCGCACAGGCGTGAACACAGCTGTCGCGTCACCAACAGCAGATCAGCACTGTGCCTGGCGTCATGCACGGGCTCCATCCCGATGGCGTCAATAACCTATTGATTTAGAAAGAAAATATATCTGGCACGAATCGTGTTTCACAGTCTTGCAGAGCACGCGCCCCGCGCTGCACAGCCTTTGAACTGGAGTCGACCCGTGCCACGTGAAATTCGCCTGAACGCCTTCGAGATGAACTGTGTCGGCCACCAATCGCCCGGACTTTGGGCGCACCCGCGGGATCGCTCCTGGCAGTACAAGGACCTGGAGTACTGGACCGACCTGGCCAGGCTGCTGGAGCGTGGCAAGTTCGACGGGATTTTCATCGCCGACGTCATCGGCATCTATGACGTGCTCGACGGCAACGGCGATGCCGCGATTCGCCAGGCCACACAGGTGCCGGTCAACGACCCGCTGGCGCTGATCACGCCGATGGCGCTGGTGACCGAGCACCTGGGCTTCGGCCTCACCGCTTCGCTGAGCTTCGAGCATCCCTATCCTTTCGCCCGCCGGCTGTCCACCCTGGACCACCTGACCAAGGGCCGGGTCGGCTGGAACATCGTCACCTCCTACCTGGACAGCGGCGCACGCAACCTCGGGCAAAAAGCCCTGAGCGATCACGATGCCCGCTACGACTACGCCGAGGAGTACCTCGAAGTGCTCTACAAGCTGTTCGAAGGCAGC includes these proteins:
- a CDS encoding MFS transporter: MATNASSAQAPATAASQTSPLVMRIIGACALAHLINDLIQSVLPSIYPMLKANYGLSFTQVGLITLTFQVTASLLQPWIGFYTDRHPKPMLLPLGMVCTLVGIMMLSVVGSFPMILLASALIGVGSSTFHPETSRVARLASGGRYGLAQSTFQVGGNAGSAFGPLLAAAIIIPFGQGHVAWFGVVALFAIGVQYGISRWYREHLNLFKLKGGQKATHGLSKGRVTAALVVLALLVFGKYFYMASFTSYFTFYLIEKFDLSVASSQLHLFLFLGAVAAGTFFGGPIGDRIGRKAVIWFSILGVAPFTLLLPYVDLFWTTVLSVIIGFILASAFSAIVVFAQELVPGNVGMIAGVFFGLMFGFGGIGAALLGHLADIHGIEYVYKLCSYLPLFGVLTVLLPSTKRA
- a CDS encoding NADP-dependent oxidoreductase gives rise to the protein MSSSTQAQRIVLAARPQGEPTATDFRLETVQLPAPAAGQLLLKTLYLSLDPYMRGRMNDAKSYMPPVGLGQTMVGEVVAEVVESQLAGYAAGDLVLAHSGWVSHALSDGQGVRKIDPDTAPIETRLGVLGMPGFTAYAGLREIGKPRAGETVVVAAASGPVGSLVGQLAQRSGARAVGIAGGTRKCAYVKDVLGFDVVIDHHAEDFADQLATACPDGIDVYFENVGGPIWHAVFPLLNPFARVPVCGLVADYNGSAAVSDGLSVAGLMRGILSKSITVRGFINYDLDYCFGDFLKEVGPAIKQGEIEHLEDIVDGLENAPATFMGMLKGKNFGKVLVRVGERR
- a CDS encoding SDR family NAD(P)-dependent oxidoreductase; the protein is MNLQGKNVLITGGNSGIGLATARLMLAHGARVAITGRDPSKLEVAAAELGNGVLALQADLTLAGDVQALSERLGSEFGQLDVVFANAGIGGSTPLGSTTLEAFELILRTNLTSVFFTLQAVLPLMADGGAIVFNGSVMRELGSPGSSAYSATKAGISGMAKVFAAELAPRGIRVNTVIPGATRTPIWTRGDRSGSTLDGTEAFLAPHIPLGRLAEPEETANAVLFLATAAGITGAEVVVDGGATGAPYGAPIFRQP
- a CDS encoding WbuC family cupin fold metalloprotein, whose protein sequence is MKQITRDTLGTLATQAQMSPRQRANLNLHEELSDPIQRLAIAMEPGTYIRAQYHAHTWELLYALAGRFLVLNFDDQGVVTQRLVLGPDCPIVEIPSHRWHAVLSLDVGGVIFEVKHGPYLPIPEGNYATWAPAENTPGVADLMAWYAVAQIGDRYSPA
- a CDS encoding carbohydrate porin; translated protein: MSASAAPKAARQRQAVTLLISLCAAGAAIHAQADDAFAANSKYMTGDWGGLRTQLFNEGVDIQLGYVGESASSLHGGYQKQDRATRYADQFSVGANLDLQKLLGWNDSAASLVISNRNGDNLNDKLSDPRASGMSSTMEIQGRGSVSRLSELWVSKGWFDDALNIKFGRQAVSDDFAVEDCSFQSLAFCGSQPGNYVDSIYNGPISQWALRVRYRLSSEVYAQIGAFNINPSDLENDNGFKLNGAGTTGTLVPVELVWAPTVNKLPGEYRLGYYHSTANGTDVYRDSNGQPAALSGNDYRSDGSRHGAWIIAKQQLTSVNGDVARGLSVTASATFQDRQTTPVDSYQKVELVYKGPFDARPADSLGFGVARLHASSEFLRNARTANEASGLGYDDAGYVPEQHSEIATELNYAVQATKWLQIMPNLQYIKNPDGVREVDDALVFGMQVTSQF
- a CDS encoding Fic family protein — translated: MSSTQLSLAVGASLATVKRQLEVLVAMGQVQREGQARATRYRLPDPASQTLRYSMAHSANQFEVREPPAGATLWSETRRPLLERLQQPLAMRTPVTYQRALVDDYVPNQSSLLPPHVARQLAEQGRMRGQQPAGTYARKVLEPMLVDLSWSSSRLEGNRYSLLATEELFKHGALSHDLDAVMLLNHKAAIEFLVDAAPRYGLTRPLVCNLHALLMQDLLADSDGLGSIRQKVVNISDTTYVPCQVPLLLGEMLESILTKARQIKNPVESACFLWVHLAYLQPFEDGNKRTSRMAANIPLMLYNSAPLSFMDVDPGDYACAMLAVYEFGDVSLAADLFAWVYGRSIDRYAVLLEAMGQPDPLRLQFREALNEAIGAIVRDALTLEQAVAALRLDATRASQFVPLLEAELRVLGLHNCARYRLAFSQVEQWTAAGRPR
- a CDS encoding SDR family oxidoreductase, translated to MPSLKGQWALVTGASSGLGQHFAWALAEQGADLVLVARRSDPMQTLAREIEARHAVRVRVQPADLSAPGAAAELKAALDDSGVQIDVLINNAGMGVIGDFLDQPAQNTRDLLNLNVLALTELTQQFATPMQGRGRGHILLVASIVAFQPYPSYAAYAASKAYVLSFGEALHIELARHGVVVSVLSPGITDTEFFSAAGSQPNAMMKRMMMAPRPVVDIGLAALFAGKSSVVAGALNRLVTFASRLFSRRWLARLTYRAGI